One Mycobacterium sp. 050128 genomic window carries:
- the gabT gene encoding 4-aminobutyrate--2-oxoglutarate transaminase, with protein MASLEQTRQLVTEIPGPVSLELNKRRTSAVSHGVGISLPVFVARAGGGIIEDVDGNRLIDLGSGIAVTTIGNSAPRVVDAVREQVAEFTHTCFMVTPYESYIAVAEELNRITPGSGEKRSVLFNSGAEAVENAIKIARSYTRKPAVAAFDHAYHGRTNMTMALTAKSMPYKSGFGPFAPEIYRAPMSYPYRDGLLDKDLATDGELAAARAISVLEKQIGAANLAAVIIEPIQGEGGFIVPAEGFLPALVDWCHKNDVVFIADEVQSGFARTGAMFACEHEGSNGLEPDLICTAKGIAGGLPLSAVTGRAEIMDAPHVSGLGGTFGGNPVACAAALASIETIEKDGLIERAQQIERLIFDVLLRMQAGDDRIGDVRGRGAMIAVELVKSGTSDPDAELTNKLATAAGAAGIIVLTCGMFGNVIRLLPPLTISDELLTEGLEVLRLLLADL; from the coding sequence GTGGCCAGCCTCGAACAGACCCGCCAGCTGGTTACCGAAATCCCTGGTCCCGTGTCGCTGGAACTCAACAAACGCCGCACCTCGGCGGTGTCCCACGGCGTCGGCATCAGCCTGCCCGTGTTCGTCGCGCGCGCCGGCGGCGGCATCATCGAGGACGTCGACGGGAACCGGCTCATCGACCTGGGCTCCGGCATCGCCGTCACCACGATCGGCAACTCCGCGCCGCGGGTGGTCGACGCGGTGCGCGAACAGGTCGCCGAGTTCACCCACACCTGCTTCATGGTCACGCCGTACGAGTCCTACATCGCGGTCGCCGAGGAGCTGAACCGGATCACCCCGGGCTCGGGTGAAAAGCGTTCGGTGCTGTTCAACTCCGGCGCCGAGGCCGTCGAGAACGCCATCAAGATCGCGCGCTCCTACACCCGCAAACCCGCCGTCGCGGCCTTCGACCACGCCTATCACGGCCGCACCAACATGACGATGGCGCTGACCGCCAAGTCGATGCCGTACAAGAGCGGCTTCGGCCCGTTCGCGCCGGAGATCTACCGGGCGCCGATGTCCTATCCGTACCGCGATGGCCTGTTGGACAAGGACCTGGCCACCGACGGCGAGCTGGCCGCCGCGCGGGCGATCAGCGTCTTGGAGAAGCAGATCGGCGCCGCCAACCTGGCCGCCGTCATCATCGAGCCGATCCAGGGCGAGGGCGGATTCATCGTCCCGGCCGAGGGCTTCCTGCCCGCGCTGGTCGACTGGTGCCACAAGAACGATGTGGTGTTCATCGCCGACGAGGTGCAGAGCGGCTTCGCGCGCACCGGGGCGATGTTCGCCTGCGAGCACGAGGGCTCAAACGGCCTGGAGCCCGACCTGATCTGTACCGCCAAGGGCATCGCCGGCGGGCTGCCGCTGTCGGCGGTGACGGGCCGCGCCGAGATCATGGACGCCCCGCACGTCAGCGGCCTGGGTGGCACCTTCGGCGGCAACCCCGTCGCCTGCGCGGCGGCGCTGGCCAGCATCGAGACCATCGAGAAGGACGGCCTGATCGAGCGGGCCCAGCAGATCGAACGCCTGATCTTCGACGTGCTGCTGCGGATGCAGGCCGGCGACGACCGGATCGGCGATGTGCGCGGCCGCGGCGCCATGATCGCCGTCGAGCTGGTCAAGTCCGGCACCAGCGACCCCGACGCCGAGCTGACGAACAAGCTGGCGACCGCGGCCGGTGCGGCCGGAATCATCGTGCTGACCTGCGGCATGTTCGGAAACGTCATTCGGCTGCTGCCCCCGCTGACCATCAGCGACGAGCTCCTCACCGAGGGGCTCGAGGTGCTGCGCCTGTTGCTGGCCGACCTGTAA
- the yajC gene encoding preprotein translocase subunit YajC, with protein MESLVLFLPFLLIMGGFMYLASRRQKKAMQATIDLHESLQPGDRVHTTSGMEATVVALTDDTVDLEIAPGVVTTWMKLAVRDKILPEDYFDEDEDDFDESDDAQGPAGESHLTKDQ; from the coding sequence ATGGAAAGTTTGGTTTTGTTCCTGCCGTTCCTGCTCATCATGGGCGGGTTCATGTACCTGGCGTCGCGTCGCCAGAAGAAGGCGATGCAGGCCACCATCGACCTGCACGAGTCATTGCAGCCGGGGGACCGCGTGCACACCACGTCCGGCATGGAGGCCACCGTTGTCGCGCTCACCGACGACACCGTCGACCTCGAAATCGCGCCCGGCGTGGTGACCACCTGGATGAAGCTGGCCGTCCGCGACAAGATCTTGCCGGAGGACTACTTCGACGAAGATGAGGACGACTTTGACGAGTCCGACGACGCTCAGGGTCCGGCCGGCGAGAGCCACTTGACCAAAGATCAGTGA